In Hemitrygon akajei chromosome 12, sHemAka1.3, whole genome shotgun sequence, a single window of DNA contains:
- the toe1 gene encoding target of EGR1 protein 1 isoform X2 — MDEYIIEPQSVQFLVQHGFDFNKQYAKGIPYQRGNDKLNECRGQNIRALFLEIIRSKKPLVLHNGLIDLAFLYQCFYAHLPDQLMTFTADLSEMFPAGIYDTKYVSEFETRFMSSYLEYAYKKCRRENTKLTDVNNSHLSIEFCNYRQGFVDYIDYRYCNLPEADQDVTEQKKVEICEQFSAYGWCRNGMKCTLSHNIDLIIDEDEQIKDVKRKRRKARRRRKQQAVDLSDSAVEPESIDNVTPNDGPPQKLLCGSSNEQPEKMDTGEVQAKLLSDVQASNGSIHEKNTEDDHCSGTDMQYLSNSKKENNPGNQMCSANETVERNKMEKCDGGTHRAGFDAFMTGFIMAYIMMWKNNENSTATDPWLPDCRNKLYLSGKSIPLQISKSSFSKSSKAHKAKIELVWGKH; from the exons AtggatgaatatataattgagccACAATCTGTTCAGTTCCTGGTCCAGCATGGCTTTGATTTCAATAAACAGTATGCTAAAGGGATTCCATACCAGAGGGGGAATGACAAG CTTAATGAATGTCGTGGTCAGAATATTAGAGCTCTCTTTCTAGAAATCATTCGGTCAAAGAAGCCTTTAGTTCTTCATAATGGACTAATTGATTTGGCATTCCTGTACCAGTGTTTTTATGCTCACCTACCAGACCAACTTATGACCTTCACAGCTGACCTATCTGAGATGTTTCCAGCTGGGATTTATGATACCAAGTATGTCTCAGAATTTGAGACTCGCTTTATGTCGTCCTACTTGGAATATGCCTACAAAAAGTG CAGAAGAGAGAATACCAAATTAACTGATGTGAATAACAGCCATCTCTCCATTGAATTCTGCAATTACCGACAGGGATTTGTGGATTATATTGATTATCGCTACTGCAACCTCCCTGAGGCGGACCAGGATGTAACAGAACAGAAAAAAGTCGAAATATGTGAACAATTTTCT GCTTATGGATGGTGTCGTAATGGAATGAAATGCACGCTGTCACACAATATTGACCTCATCATTGACGAAGATGAACAGATCAAGGATGTTAAAAGAaagaggagaaaggccagaagACGACGGAAGCAGCAGGCAGTGGATTTGAGTGATAgtgctgtggaaccagagtcAATAGATAATGTGACTCCTAACGATGGCCCTCCACAAAAGTTGCTGTGTGGCAGTAGCAATGAGCAACCAGAAAAAATGGACACTGGAGAGGTTCAGGCAAAGCTTTTAAGTGATGTACAAGCTTCCAATGGCTCcattcatgaaaagaacactgaAGATGATCactgttcaggaacagatatgcagTACTTAAGCAACAGTAAAAAGGAAAATAATCCTGGGAATCAAATGTGTTCAGCAAATGAAACTGTGGAAAGGAACAAAATGGAAAAATGTGATGGAGGTACGCACCGTGCTGGATTTGATGCATTCATGACTGGATTTATAATGGCTTATATTATGATGTGGAAAAATAACGAAAATAGCACAGCCACAGATCCTTGGCTCCCAGACTGCCGTAATAAACTTTATCTGAGTGGGAAATCCATACCCTTACAGATTTCTAAAAGTTCTTTTTCAAAATCTTCAAAAGCTCACAAGGCTAAGATTGAATTGGTGTGGGGCAAACATTGA
- the toe1 gene encoding target of EGR1 protein 1 isoform X1: MSLMKIPVVDVHIDNFKEIWPSMLLAVRTASFIALDTELSGLGARKALLAQSVEDRYKAICQAARTRSILSLGVASFKELSDKPGSTYLSQVYNLTLLCMDEYIIEPQSVQFLVQHGFDFNKQYAKGIPYQRGNDKLNECRGQNIRALFLEIIRSKKPLVLHNGLIDLAFLYQCFYAHLPDQLMTFTADLSEMFPAGIYDTKYVSEFETRFMSSYLEYAYKKCRRENTKLTDVNNSHLSIEFCNYRQGFVDYIDYRYCNLPEADQDVTEQKKVEICEQFSAYGWCRNGMKCTLSHNIDLIIDEDEQIKDVKRKRRKARRRRKQQAVDLSDSAVEPESIDNVTPNDGPPQKLLCGSSNEQPEKMDTGEVQAKLLSDVQASNGSIHEKNTEDDHCSGTDMQYLSNSKKENNPGNQMCSANETVERNKMEKCDGGTHRAGFDAFMTGFIMAYIMMWKNNENSTATDPWLPDCRNKLYLSGKSIPLQISKSSFSKSSKAHKAKIELVWGKH, encoded by the exons ATGTCCTTAATGAAAATTCCTGTCGTTGATGTTCACATTGACAATTTTAAAGAGATATGGCCGTCTATGCTGCTTGCAGTCAGGACAGCGAGTTTCATAGCCCTTGATACT GAACTTAGTGGACTTGGGGCACGAAAAGCTTTACTGGCACA ATCAGTTGAAGATCGATATAAAGCAATATGTCAGGCTGCCAGAACTCGTTCCATTCTGTCTCTTGGGGTTGCAAGTTTCAAAGAGCTTTCAGACAAA CCAGGTAGTACGTATTTGAGCCAGGTGTACAACCTCACGCTGCTGTGCAtggatgaatatataattgagccACAATCTGTTCAGTTCCTGGTCCAGCATGGCTTTGATTTCAATAAACAGTATGCTAAAGGGATTCCATACCAGAGGGGGAATGACAAG CTTAATGAATGTCGTGGTCAGAATATTAGAGCTCTCTTTCTAGAAATCATTCGGTCAAAGAAGCCTTTAGTTCTTCATAATGGACTAATTGATTTGGCATTCCTGTACCAGTGTTTTTATGCTCACCTACCAGACCAACTTATGACCTTCACAGCTGACCTATCTGAGATGTTTCCAGCTGGGATTTATGATACCAAGTATGTCTCAGAATTTGAGACTCGCTTTATGTCGTCCTACTTGGAATATGCCTACAAAAAGTG CAGAAGAGAGAATACCAAATTAACTGATGTGAATAACAGCCATCTCTCCATTGAATTCTGCAATTACCGACAGGGATTTGTGGATTATATTGATTATCGCTACTGCAACCTCCCTGAGGCGGACCAGGATGTAACAGAACAGAAAAAAGTCGAAATATGTGAACAATTTTCT GCTTATGGATGGTGTCGTAATGGAATGAAATGCACGCTGTCACACAATATTGACCTCATCATTGACGAAGATGAACAGATCAAGGATGTTAAAAGAaagaggagaaaggccagaagACGACGGAAGCAGCAGGCAGTGGATTTGAGTGATAgtgctgtggaaccagagtcAATAGATAATGTGACTCCTAACGATGGCCCTCCACAAAAGTTGCTGTGTGGCAGTAGCAATGAGCAACCAGAAAAAATGGACACTGGAGAGGTTCAGGCAAAGCTTTTAAGTGATGTACAAGCTTCCAATGGCTCcattcatgaaaagaacactgaAGATGATCactgttcaggaacagatatgcagTACTTAAGCAACAGTAAAAAGGAAAATAATCCTGGGAATCAAATGTGTTCAGCAAATGAAACTGTGGAAAGGAACAAAATGGAAAAATGTGATGGAGGTACGCACCGTGCTGGATTTGATGCATTCATGACTGGATTTATAATGGCTTATATTATGATGTGGAAAAATAACGAAAATAGCACAGCCACAGATCCTTGGCTCCCAGACTGCCGTAATAAACTTTATCTGAGTGGGAAATCCATACCCTTACAGATTTCTAAAAGTTCTTTTTCAAAATCTTCAAAAGCTCACAAGGCTAAGATTGAATTGGTGTGGGGCAAACATTGA